A genomic window from Candidatus Sulfotelmatobacter sp. includes:
- the alr gene encoding alanine racemase, protein MATTAETLSRVATRPTWAEVSLNTLRQNFRTVQQHVGANVTICAVVKADAYGHGAVECSRALESEGARWLGVTSLDEAIPLREAGVRANILLMTGFWRGEESEIIRLHLTPTVWEPWHIESLDNAAAALGVAQHPLHLKVDTGMGRLGVAVEQLPAVLTALKAAKHLVLEGLSTHLASSEIMDAPSVAEQERSFDAARSMLHDAGLEPAFVHMANTAAVISRRETWSYPNMHNMVRPGVALYGYFLPFQRAGREVSGGTLRLPVKPVLTWKTRILSLRDFGANQPLGYGATYVTKAPARVAVLPVGYADGYNRQLSNRGRVIVREHYAPIVGRISMDLTLVDVTGIPGIAVGDEVILLGSAEGLSIDALEHAELANSTPYEILCNISKRVPRRYAS, encoded by the coding sequence GTGGCGACCACAGCAGAAACCCTGAGCCGCGTGGCGACGCGCCCAACCTGGGCGGAAGTTTCGCTGAACACGTTGCGGCAAAACTTCCGCACGGTGCAGCAGCACGTGGGAGCGAACGTGACGATATGCGCGGTCGTGAAAGCTGACGCTTACGGCCATGGAGCGGTCGAGTGTTCCCGCGCGCTCGAATCCGAAGGCGCGCGCTGGCTGGGCGTGACTTCGCTCGACGAGGCCATTCCCCTGCGCGAGGCGGGAGTTCGCGCCAACATTCTTTTAATGACCGGCTTCTGGCGTGGCGAAGAGAGCGAAATTATTCGTTTGCATCTCACTCCTACGGTGTGGGAGCCCTGGCATATCGAGTCTTTGGACAACGCAGCCGCCGCGCTGGGCGTAGCGCAGCATCCGCTCCACTTGAAAGTCGATACTGGCATGGGACGTCTCGGCGTCGCGGTCGAGCAACTTCCCGCTGTGCTAACTGCACTGAAAGCAGCAAAGCATCTGGTGCTCGAAGGGCTGTCTACTCATCTGGCATCTTCCGAAATCATGGACGCACCCTCGGTCGCCGAACAGGAACGCAGCTTCGACGCGGCGCGGAGCATGCTGCACGACGCTGGGCTGGAGCCGGCCTTCGTCCACATGGCGAATACGGCCGCGGTAATTTCGCGCCGCGAAACCTGGTCATATCCGAATATGCACAACATGGTGCGCCCCGGAGTCGCGCTTTACGGTTATTTCCTGCCCTTTCAGCGCGCGGGACGCGAAGTGAGCGGGGGCACGTTGCGTCTGCCGGTGAAACCGGTCCTGACCTGGAAGACGCGCATCCTGTCGCTGCGCGATTTCGGCGCGAATCAGCCGCTGGGCTACGGCGCAACTTATGTGACCAAGGCGCCGGCACGCGTTGCCGTGCTGCCAGTCGGCTACGCCGACGGATACAACCGCCAGCTTTCGAATCGCGGCCGCGTGATTGTTCGCGAACACTACGCGCCGATCGTAGGACGCATCTCGATGGACCTGACGCTGGTGGATGTGACCGGCATCCCGGGCATTGCGGTGGGAGACGAGGTAATCCTGCTCGGCTCGGCCGAGGGCCTCAGCATTGACGCACTGGAGCACGCTGAGCTGGCAAACAGCACTCCCTACGAAATCCTCTGCAATATTTCGAAGCGGGTACCGAGAAGATACGCCAGCTAA
- a CDS encoding OmpH family outer membrane protein, translated as MKSILVRILLAAAVTFTFSALAQTGAATPSSPAAAPVSPATSGPATPPAIVGTKVGAINVEGAVFGSNEGRRDLETLQKKFEPKQAELKGQNDELDALKKQLTTQEGKLNQDAEANLKKQIESKQKLFDRAVQDAQEDFGNQQQELFGRILQKVAPVVVKYAQDNGFGMIIDTSKQWPQGPVLLAGEGVDITRQVVDLYNTQSGVAAPTGGAAKPAVPKSGAGASTGTGAAKPAAPKPAEPSK; from the coding sequence ATGAAAAGCATCCTTGTGCGAATTCTTCTGGCCGCTGCGGTTACCTTCACATTTTCCGCCCTGGCCCAAACCGGCGCCGCCACCCCGTCATCTCCGGCTGCCGCGCCAGTCAGTCCGGCTACTTCTGGGCCAGCCACTCCCCCGGCCATCGTCGGCACCAAGGTCGGAGCCATCAACGTGGAAGGGGCGGTCTTCGGGAGCAACGAGGGACGGCGCGACCTGGAAACCCTGCAAAAAAAATTCGAACCCAAGCAAGCCGAGTTGAAGGGCCAGAACGACGAGCTCGACGCTCTGAAGAAGCAGCTGACTACGCAGGAAGGCAAGCTGAACCAGGATGCAGAGGCCAATCTGAAAAAGCAGATTGAGAGTAAACAGAAGCTCTTCGATCGTGCCGTACAGGATGCTCAGGAAGACTTCGGCAACCAACAGCAGGAGTTGTTCGGGCGCATCCTGCAAAAGGTCGCTCCCGTGGTTGTGAAATATGCACAGGACAATGGCTTTGGCATGATCATCGATACGTCCAAACAATGGCCACAAGGCCCGGTCCTGCTTGCCGGCGAGGGCGTAGATATCACCCGGCAGGTGGTGGACCTCTACAACACACAGTCGGGCGTGGCGGCACCGACCGGCGGCGCTGCGAAGCCGGCGGTTCCGAAGTCCGGCGCTGGCGCCAGCACTGGAACCGGCGCTGCAAAACCTGCGGCGCCCAAGCCCGCGGAGCCGTCCAAGTAA